The stretch of DNA CATAAGATAAAATCTATAAGTTCGGATACGCTAGACAATAAAAAAGCCAGTCAACAGACTGGCTTTCTTGTATTCATCTTAGTGCGATTAGCTCATCGCATTTAAGCAAAGGCGAACATTAACCGATAAACGAGATGTAACCTTGAAGGATGATCAGGTTAACGATATCGATAAAGAAGGCACCAACGATTGGCACAACCATGAAGGCTTGTGGCGACGGACCGAATCGGTTCACCAAAGAACCCATGTTCATTACCGCTGTTGGTGTTGCACCTAGGCCGAAACCACAGTGACCACCCGCCATAACCGCTGCGTCGTAGTTAGAACCCATTACTTTGAACGTCACAAAGTAAGAGAAGATACCCAACACCACAGCCTGAACCGCAAGGATAACCAAGAACGGAATCGCAAGGTCAAAGATGTTCCAAAGCTTAAGGCTCATTAGCGCCATAGCTAAGAACAGCGACAATGACACCGTACCAAGAATATCGACCGTTTCACTGTCGGTTTTATGCAGCTTAGTCACTTCAAAAACGTTAGTGATGAACACACCGATAAACAACGCGTAAACGAAGTCAGGAATCATCAACCAAGAAATTTCAAAAGTCGCTACCCACTCTTCTAAGTATTTCGCCCCCGAGATACAGATTAGAAGAATGAACAATACTTCAATCACCTTCTTCGCTGTTACTTTGTCTTCTTCATACTCGTTGTAAGTAACAAGTTCAGGAAAACGCTCGTGGGTTTGTGTGCCAGTGCCGTACTCAGATTCAAGCTGGTTTTTATCAATCAGCTTTTGTGCTACTGGGCTACCGATAATACCACCGATGATCAAACCAAACGTCGCTGAAGCCATCGCGATTTCTAGAGTATTGGCAATGCCAAACGTGTCTGAAAAAGTTTGAGACCAAGCTGCGCCTGTGCCGTGACCACCCGAAAGCGTGATAGATCCAGCAATCAAACCCATCAAGGGTTCAAGGCCTAGTGCCGTTGCAAGTGTTACACCTACACCGTTTTGGATAATGATGTAAACCGAAGCCACCCCTAAGAATAGGAATACCTTAGCGCCACCTTTTATCAGCTGCGTGTAGTTAGCCGCAAGACCGACCGTTGCAAAGAACATCAACATAAAAGTGTTCTGCAGGGGCAAGGAAAACTCAAGATCAAGGCCGTTAAAGTGCAGGGCTGTAATAGCAAAAGCGACAATCAAGCCGCCGACAATGGGCTCTGGAATATTGTACTTTTTGAGAACCGGAAGCTTTGCATTGACGAAATGACCTAGAAACAAAACACTAATCGCGATTAGGAAGGATTCTAGTGGTCCAATTGAAATTAATTGATTCATATAACCTCTATTTTTTTACGTTCTCATCTTCCTTAATGAGTCTAGTTTTATCTGTAATTATCTGTGCTGCTCTACCTATATTTATACAAACTGGAGAGAAATTGTAGATTCGAAAAGCGAACACATTACTGCGTTCACTTGGTGCCATGTTAGTGACACGTTAACTTTTATAGGAGATAAAAGGATTTGTGACAAAAATCACCTCCAAAAAGTTGATAACGGCGTGAGTATCCTTGCCGCTAACTCTGCTTTTTTAATACCTAAAAAAGCAAAAAGGAGCTATTACTAGCTCCTCTTTCATCACCATCACTGGTAATTAGAATTTTTTCGGTGCGTAACCAGTCATAACCTCAATGCGAAGCTCTTTACCGATCTTCGTCATTGGGTGAACAATTACGAGCCCTTTTACAGACTTCTTAAGTTTACCCATATCCGCTTGCTCAGCTTTTGTAATCTCACGGCTAAATGGCATATCAACCAAAGACTTACGCTCTTGATTTACATCGAAGCTTTCTTTGTGTTTCAACTGAGCAATTTTCTTGGTTAGCTTCTTAATCTCGTCTTCAAATTGACGAACAACAGGACGATCATTACGAGTTTTAGCAGCCGCTAACTTGTTGCGACATTTGTCTAGACGGTTGTTAATTTGTTGAAGTTCGTTTTTAACACTCATAATAATTTCCTAAGATTTAACAAGCCAATTCGGATTGGGGCGCGGAGTATAGCACAAGGGTTCACTTGAACCGAAATTTATCTATCAATTACCAACAGAAACGAATCACATCACCGCTGGTCATTCAGCTCGCCAATTCTTTGTAGCCGAACCTCAAAGCGGATCACTCATTAATCAGCTCGTGTCGACTTCAAAAATTGCTGTCCTCGATGCTTCAAAATTCAGTCTAAACTTGTAATCTAACCACAGTAAATAACTCAATTAACTCAAACAGCTTAAACAGCTTAAGGTACATAACTTAGATCGCGTAACTTGAGTTACATGACTTAGCGGGATCACCTTAACACCGAGCCTGAATCGCAGCATAATCACAAGGATAGCCGATGACATTATTGAAACGAACACTGACCTACAGCCTAGCCCTTAGCTCAGTGTTTGCCGCAACTTATGCATCTAGTGAACAAACAACCCAAAATAACCTGATCGTTGAGTTCTCTTCACCACAAAATACTGAAGAAGAGCAGCTCAAACGTGAAATTCAAAACAGTGGCGTCAATGACACTGTGATTGACCTGTCAAACCAACTCTTCATGTTTGAAAAGCCATTAACCATTCAATACGGCGGGGAAGAAGGTCCACTCTACGATCCACAAACGCATCAAGTGCTTATCCCGTATAGCTTCTACTCTGAGTCGCTTAATTACTTTGAAAAGAATCAATACGAAAAAGAGTATGGAAAGACCGCGCAAACTGGTGCTATCGATACCTTGCTTCATACTCTACTGCACGAAGCTGGGCACGCTTATATCGAAGACCAGAATATTGCCATACTGGGCAAAGAGGAAGATGCCGTTGATAACCTCGCGACAGTGCTTTTACTTAACTATGTAGAACATGGAGGTGATGCCGCAATCAGCGCCGCTGACATGTTCGCTTTCGAGTCAGAAGACCGCCCTGAGTATTACGACTTGGGTGAATACATTGATGAGCACAGTTTTGATCTACAGCGCTACTTCTCCACATTATGCTTGGTGTATGGCAGCGATCCTGATGCCTACAAGAACTTGCTCAATGAAGTAGAAAACGACTATTTGAAAGATAGGAAAGAGTTCTGTGTGGAGCACTTTGATGTCATCAATGCCAACTGGCACCGTTACCTAAAAGAGAACCACGAGATCTAATGGTTTAACCTTCTCTATTGGTCTTCTTCAATAACAAGCGGCTTAGTGTTTTTCTAAAGCCGCTCTCAGTATTCTATAAATCCAAGATTTGAAGTGGAATATATCTTAGTCCTGCGACCTTAGACCTTCACTTTATACTTCAGGTCTTGGGCTTCATCACCGGTCATGCCTCGAAACCCCCAACAGTGTGCAGGTTGTTCCTTGATGGTTATTTCAATATCAATAGGAGAGATAGCTAACTGCCTCTCTATCTCAGAAAATATCTTCTTAATTAAGCGCTTCTTGGTATTGACCGCTCGACCTTCCATCATATTGATCTCTATAACGGTATAGGCTTCTGTTCTTCCTTCTGGATAAAAGAAATCATCTCGCTCCAATGGTACAAATCGATGCGCTCGCTTGTCATCGGGTAAACCCATTTCACTGTTTAAGCACTGTTGCAACACATTAGAGAGCTGCAACTTAATTGGATTCAAGCACTCTTTGATACCATATATAACAATCATGACCATTCCTTTGATGCGATGTCAGGTAAAGAAGAAGGATAGATAGAAGCATCGTTTGGCGACCACCCATCCGCTTACTATTCGTACATATATTACCTAATGACGCGTATGAAAGAAGGTAAAAACAATGAATTTATGAGCATGTGCAACAAAAAACAATCTGCTTTGGCTCATGTCTGTAGCTCATCACCCAATAACAACAACCACAATCAATTGATCGAACACCACCGACTCCGCGTATATCTTCTCAAATTAAATTTGAACTAAGGAGTGCTATGTGCCGAATTCATCGAGCCAGATCACACGGCCAGACGCCGAACCAGAGGCACTCGTAGAGTCTTCTCTCGAGCTCGCCGTATTTCCCCTTCCGATATTCCTTCTGCCCGGAGGTCGCCAGAGGCTACGCATCTTTGAACCAAAATATCTTGCTATGGTTGCACATGCGGCCCAAGGAGATGGGTTCATTATTGCCACCCAAGACAGCACCAACTCTGAACATCTCAGTTCTTGGGGAACCAAAGTGTCCATCGTTGATTTCAACATGTCTGACGACCAAATTTTGGAAATCGATGTCGAAGGCCAACAGCTGGTTCAGCTTCACGGACCATTTCGAGACGACGATGATCTGATAAAAAGCCAGTTCAGGTTGTTACCTCATTGGCCAGATCTAGAATGCAAAGTACCGAACGTATTTACTGCATTCTTAGTACAGCTGTTTCGAGACCACGA from Vibrio splendidus encodes:
- the gltS gene encoding sodium/glutamate symporter, which encodes MNQLISIGPLESFLIAISVLFLGHFVNAKLPVLKKYNIPEPIVGGLIVAFAITALHFNGLDLEFSLPLQNTFMLMFFATVGLAANYTQLIKGGAKVFLFLGVASVYIIIQNGVGVTLATALGLEPLMGLIAGSITLSGGHGTGAAWSQTFSDTFGIANTLEIAMASATFGLIIGGIIGSPVAQKLIDKNQLESEYGTGTQTHERFPELVTYNEYEEDKVTAKKVIEVLFILLICISGAKYLEEWVATFEISWLMIPDFVYALFIGVFITNVFEVTKLHKTDSETVDILGTVSLSLFLAMALMSLKLWNIFDLAIPFLVILAVQAVVLGIFSYFVTFKVMGSNYDAAVMAGGHCGFGLGATPTAVMNMGSLVNRFGPSPQAFMVVPIVGAFFIDIVNLIILQGYISFIG
- a CDS encoding YibL family ribosome-associated protein yields the protein MSVKNELQQINNRLDKCRNKLAAAKTRNDRPVVRQFEDEIKKLTKKIAQLKHKESFDVNQERKSLVDMPFSREITKAEQADMGKLKKSVKGLVIVHPMTKIGKELRIEVMTGYAPKKF
- a CDS encoding DUF4344 domain-containing metallopeptidase, with the translated sequence MTLLKRTLTYSLALSSVFAATYASSEQTTQNNLIVEFSSPQNTEEEQLKREIQNSGVNDTVIDLSNQLFMFEKPLTIQYGGEEGPLYDPQTHQVLIPYSFYSESLNYFEKNQYEKEYGKTAQTGAIDTLLHTLLHEAGHAYIEDQNIAILGKEEDAVDNLATVLLLNYVEHGGDAAISAADMFAFESEDRPEYYDLGEYIDEHSFDLQRYFSTLCLVYGSDPDAYKNLLNEVENDYLKDRKEFCVEHFDVINANWHRYLKENHEI
- a CDS encoding tautomerase family protein, with protein sequence MIVIYGIKECLNPIKLQLSNVLQQCLNSEMGLPDDKRAHRFVPLERDDFFYPEGRTEAYTVIEINMMEGRAVNTKKRLIKKIFSEIERQLAISPIDIEITIKEQPAHCWGFRGMTGDEAQDLKYKVKV
- a CDS encoding LON peptidase substrate-binding domain-containing protein, producing MPNSSSQITRPDAEPEALVESSLELAVFPLPIFLLPGGRQRLRIFEPKYLAMVAHAAQGDGFIIATQDSTNSEHLSSWGTKVSIVDFNMSDDQILEIDVEGQQLVQLHGPFRDDDDLIKSQFRLLPHWPDLECKVPNVFTAFLVQLFRDHDSIRTLYPTPDFESPRWICARLLEMMPIPLEKKTEFTEPASFPSLVPFLNQIITGQ